In Lactobacillus sp. PV012, one genomic interval encodes:
- a CDS encoding ribose-phosphate diphosphokinase translates to MSKLDKEIKIFALNSNKPLAEKIAKSVGVELGKSDVKRFSDGEIEINIDESVRGKDVYLVQSTSDPVNDNLMELLIMIDALRRASARTVNIVIPYYGYARQDRKTRAREPITAKLVADMIQTAGADRVLSLDLHAPQIQGFFDIPVDNLMGAPLLADYFLSHGLEKDAVVVSPDHGGVTRARKLAEFLKAPIAIVDKRRPKANVAEVMNIIGDVKGKRAIIIDDMIDTAGTITLASQALIDAGATEVYASATHAVLSGPAIDRLNASPIKKLILTDSINQPEEKELSKAELVSVGPLMGAAIKLIQEHKPVSPLFDTRFVANNYK, encoded by the coding sequence ATGTCTAAATTAGACAAAGAAATTAAAATTTTTGCTCTTAACTCTAATAAACCGTTAGCAGAAAAGATTGCTAAAAGTGTTGGAGTAGAGTTAGGCAAGTCTGACGTTAAACGGTTTAGTGATGGAGAAATTGAGATTAACATCGATGAATCTGTGCGTGGTAAAGACGTTTACTTAGTCCAGTCAACTAGTGATCCAGTAAACGATAATTTAATGGAATTATTAATTATGATCGATGCCCTTCGTCGTGCATCAGCACGTACTGTTAACATTGTAATTCCTTACTATGGATATGCACGTCAGGACCGTAAAACACGTGCAAGAGAACCAATTACTGCCAAGTTAGTAGCTGATATGATTCAAACTGCAGGTGCAGATCGTGTTCTATCACTTGATTTGCACGCTCCACAAATTCAAGGATTCTTTGATATTCCAGTTGATAACTTAATGGGTGCACCATTACTTGCGGACTACTTCTTAAGTCATGGTCTTGAAAAAGATGCTGTTGTAGTTTCGCCTGATCATGGTGGGGTTACTCGCGCAAGAAAGTTGGCAGAATTTTTAAAGGCTCCGATTGCTATTGTAGATAAGCGCCGTCCAAAGGCAAATGTAGCAGAAGTTATGAATATTATTGGTGATGTTAAAGGAAAACGTGCCATCATCATCGATGATATGATTGATACTGCTGGAACTATTACTTTGGCATCACAAGCTTTAATTGATGCTGGTGCAACTGAAGTGTATGCTTCAGCTACTCATGCTGTTTTATCAGGACCAGCTATCGATCGCTTAAATGCATCCCCAATTAAAAAGTTAATTTTAACTGATTCAATTAATCAACCTGAAGAAAAAGAATTATCAAAGGCTGAGTTAGTTTCAGTAGGCCCATTAATGGGAGCAGCTATTAAATTAATTCAAGAACATAAACCAGTGAGTCCATTATTTGATACTCGCTTTGTAGCTAATAATTATAAATAA
- the rsmA gene encoding 16S rRNA (adenine(1518)-N(6)/adenine(1519)-N(6))-dimethyltransferase RsmA, which produces MSNNMPIANPVRTKAIVNRYFVHAKKNLGQNFLVDLAAIKGIVTAADIQPGDQVIEIGPGIGSLTEQILLAGAKVAAYEVDTDLPEILKNELPAKIDGQTLAERFKLIMKDVLKADFKEDIGDFFDFNHPIKIVANLPYYITTPILFDLIKSDLNFVSLTLMMQKEVAERLVAHPKTKEYGPLSIAVQTRMNVTFDEEVKSSSFMPRPKVDSAVVTLKPLSKKYDIKDYKYFDHLVKMSFSQRRKTLNNNLKPLVKDKDEREEIIESLGVDLRVRPEELTIPQFIELAHLVREHSIN; this is translated from the coding sequence GTGTCAAATAATATGCCAATTGCCAATCCAGTAAGGACTAAGGCGATTGTTAATCGGTACTTTGTGCATGCAAAAAAGAATCTTGGACAAAATTTTTTGGTAGATTTAGCTGCAATAAAAGGAATTGTGACAGCAGCAGATATCCAGCCAGGTGATCAAGTAATTGAAATTGGACCAGGAATTGGTTCTTTAACAGAACAAATTTTGTTAGCAGGGGCTAAAGTAGCAGCGTATGAAGTTGATACGGATTTGCCTGAAATCTTAAAAAATGAATTACCCGCTAAGATTGATGGGCAAACACTTGCTGAACGTTTTAAGTTAATTATGAAAGATGTTTTAAAAGCTGATTTTAAAGAAGATATAGGAGATTTTTTTGATTTTAATCACCCAATTAAAATCGTAGCTAACTTACCTTACTATATCACGACGCCAATTTTATTTGACTTAATCAAAAGCGATTTGAATTTTGTAAGTTTAACTTTAATGATGCAAAAAGAAGTTGCAGAACGTTTAGTAGCCCATCCGAAGACTAAAGAATACGGCCCTCTTTCAATTGCAGTACAAACTAGAATGAATGTAACTTTTGATGAAGAGGTAAAAAGTTCTTCTTTTATGCCTCGGCCAAAAGTTGATTCAGCAGTAGTTACTTTGAAACCACTAAGTAAAAAATATGATATTAAAGATTATAAATATTTCGATCACTTAGTAAAAATGAGTTTTTCTCAAAGGAGAAAGACTCTTAATAATAATTTAAAGCCTTTAGTTAAAGATAAAGATGAACGGGAAGAAATCATTGAGTCTTTGGGAGTAGATTTAAGAGTACGCCCAGAAGAATTAACAATTCCGCAATTTATTGAATTAGCTCATCTTGTTAGGGAGCACAGTATAAATTAA
- the purR gene encoding pur operon repressor: MKRSERLVDMVKYLIARPHTLIPLPFFAKRYGAAKSSISEDLSIFKKTLAQQKNGILETIPGAAGGVKYIPFMGEEEAREYLNKLAAQIQDPDRILPGNFVYLSDILGSPEQLAKIGQLIATTYAYSKIDYVMTVETKGIALAQAVSRYLNVPFVIVRHRPKITEGATISVNYVASSSERVEKMELAKRSLPAGSNVLIVDDFMKGGGTLTGMEELVNEFGCHVGGMAVLCETQYASQKVVDDYQSLIKITSVNRVHKVIEAEPGNILKQTNFNRF; this comes from the coding sequence ATGAAACGTTCAGAGCGATTAGTAGATATGGTGAAATATCTGATTGCGAGACCTCATACTTTGATCCCACTTCCTTTTTTTGCTAAACGATACGGAGCCGCAAAATCATCTATTTCAGAAGACTTATCAATTTTTAAAAAAACTTTGGCGCAGCAAAAAAATGGAATTTTGGAAACTATTCCAGGAGCAGCTGGAGGAGTTAAATATATTCCTTTTATGGGTGAAGAAGAAGCAAGAGAATATTTAAATAAATTAGCAGCCCAGATTCAGGATCCTGATAGAATATTACCGGGAAATTTTGTTTATCTTTCAGATATTTTAGGTTCTCCCGAGCAATTAGCCAAAATTGGACAATTAATAGCTACTACTTATGCCTATAGCAAAATCGACTATGTGATGACAGTTGAAACAAAGGGAATTGCTTTAGCACAAGCAGTTAGTCGTTACTTAAATGTGCCTTTTGTTATTGTTCGTCACCGTCCTAAAATTACAGAAGGAGCAACTATTTCTGTTAATTATGTTGCCTCATCAAGTGAACGTGTTGAAAAAATGGAGCTTGCTAAAAGGAGTCTTCCAGCCGGTTCTAATGTCTTAATTGTCGATGACTTTATGAAAGGTGGAGGCACATTAACTGGAATGGAAGAATTAGTTAATGAGTTTGGCTGTCATGTTGGGGGAATGGCAGTTTTGTGTGAGACACAATATGCATCTCAGAAAGTTGTTGATGATTACCAATCATTAATTAAAATTACTAGTGTCAATCGAGTACATAAAGTGATTGAAGCAGAACCAGGAAATATTTTAAAACAAACGAATTTTAATCGCTTTTAA
- a CDS encoding UDP-N-acetylglucosamine 1-carboxyvinyltransferase gives MKQMIIHGGKPLKGDVWIGGAKNSTVALIPASILSRTPVTLEGVPRIADVDNLMDLLSEMDVVSELDGTTLTINPEKIERRPLPAGKIKSLRASYYFMGALLGRFGKAVVGFPGGDDIGPRPIDQHIKGFEALGATVKNENDQVIITAPEQGLHGADIHLAMPSVGATMNIIMAAVTAKGQTIIDNVAKEPEIIDLATFLNNMGAVIRGAGTETIRIEGVDHLEAQVPHTIIPDRIEAGTYISLAACIGDGIKIHNIIEEHLDSFLAKVEEMGVVTEVQEDSLYVYPAGDLKMIQVRTDPYPGFATDLQQPITPLLLTAKKGEGVIIDNIYPKRVGHIPELQKMGGAIQVQDNIILIHPTKKMHGAHVNAGEIRAGASLMIAGLMANGETIISNAGNILRGYDRVEEKIRSLGGDVEIRDVD, from the coding sequence ATGAAACAAATGATTATTCATGGTGGAAAGCCCTTAAAGGGCGACGTATGGATTGGTGGAGCTAAGAACTCTACTGTAGCACTAATTCCTGCGTCCATATTATCACGTACTCCGGTGACACTTGAAGGTGTGCCAAGAATTGCGGATGTAGACAACTTGATGGATCTTTTAAGTGAAATGGATGTAGTTTCTGAACTTGACGGTACTACTTTGACGATTAATCCTGAAAAGATTGAACGGCGTCCACTTCCAGCAGGTAAAATCAAGTCATTAAGAGCCTCATATTATTTTATGGGGGCTTTATTAGGTCGTTTTGGGAAAGCAGTTGTAGGTTTTCCTGGAGGAGACGACATCGGTCCACGTCCTATTGATCAACATATTAAAGGTTTCGAAGCACTTGGTGCAACTGTCAAGAATGAAAATGACCAAGTGATTATTACTGCTCCAGAACAAGGCTTGCACGGTGCTGATATTCATCTTGCGATGCCATCAGTTGGTGCAACTATGAATATTATCATGGCTGCAGTAACTGCGAAGGGACAAACAATAATTGATAATGTAGCTAAAGAACCTGAAATTATTGATCTCGCAACTTTCTTGAATAACATGGGAGCTGTGATTCGTGGTGCAGGAACTGAAACTATAAGAATCGAAGGCGTTGATCATTTAGAGGCACAAGTTCCACATACAATTATTCCTGATCGAATTGAAGCAGGCACTTATATTTCTTTAGCTGCTTGTATTGGTGATGGAATTAAGATTCACAATATTATTGAAGAACATTTAGATAGCTTTTTAGCTAAAGTTGAAGAGATGGGTGTTGTAACTGAAGTACAAGAAGATTCACTTTATGTCTATCCAGCTGGTGATTTAAAGATGATTCAAGTAAGAACAGATCCTTATCCAGGATTTGCGACAGATTTACAACAACCAATTACTCCATTATTACTAACAGCTAAAAAGGGCGAAGGTGTAATTATAGATAATATTTATCCGAAACGAGTTGGTCATATTCCCGAATTACAAAAAATGGGTGGAGCAATTCAGGTACAAGATAACATTATTTTAATTCACCCAACTAAGAAAATGCATGGGGCCCATGTAAACGCTGGGGAAATTCGTGCAGGTGCGTCTTTAATGATCGCTGGTTTAATGGCAAATGGTGAAACCATAATTTCAAATGCGGGTAATATTTTACGTGGTTATGACCGTGTTGAAGAAAAAATTAGAAGTTTAGGCGGAGATGTTGAAATCCGTGATGTAGATTAA
- a CDS encoding DUF1934 family protein codes for MEDVKVKITSTITQEDQTETFSKYGIGTLEQAGDNTWRVKYDEENPEGNVEVKLLIKPDELIMQRGKIQENNYNMMKFVPGEKKNCRIIAASKIIDLTSETQKLEFSGKMGENMQLKVEYKLFSGLYLIGSYAITMEFYPQN; via the coding sequence ATGGAAGACGTAAAAGTTAAAATTACTAGTACTATTACTCAAGAAGATCAAACGGAAACTTTTTCAAAATATGGCATTGGAACTCTTGAACAAGCGGGTGATAATACCTGGCGCGTGAAATATGATGAAGAAAACCCTGAAGGTAATGTTGAGGTTAAATTGTTAATTAAACCAGATGAATTAATCATGCAAAGAGGGAAAATCCAGGAAAATAACTATAACATGATGAAATTTGTTCCAGGTGAAAAGAAGAATTGTCGTATTATCGCAGCTAGTAAAATAATAGATTTAACTAGTGAAACTCAAAAACTAGAATTTTCTGGGAAAATGGGTGAGAATATGCAACTAAAAGTTGAATATAAGCTCTTTTCTGGTCTATACTTAATAGGTAGTTATGCAATTACAATGGAATTTTATCCGCAAAATTAA
- a CDS encoding winged helix-turn-helix transcriptional regulator, with the protein MNEHSKREINNFQTQEMEPFNKALDLISGKWKMNILYALSTLGTLRYGEIQRLLGNVTHRVLANKLKELEEKGLISRTVYPEIPPKVEYTITKKGKSLLPILKQICDWGKANETSEI; encoded by the coding sequence ATGAACGAACACTCAAAAAGAGAAATTAATAATTTCCAAACTCAAGAAATGGAACCTTTTAACAAAGCATTAGATTTAATTTCCGGAAAGTGGAAAATGAATATTTTATACGCTCTTTCTACTTTAGGTACTCTGCGCTATGGAGAAATACAAAGACTGTTAGGAAATGTTACCCATCGTGTCTTAGCCAATAAATTAAAAGAACTTGAAGAAAAAGGCTTAATTTCGAGAACTGTCTATCCAGAAATTCCTCCTAAAGTTGAATATACCATTACTAAAAAAGGAAAAAGTCTATTACCGATTCTTAAACAAATTTGCGATTGGGGTAAAGCAAATGAAACTTCTGAAATATAG
- the glmU gene encoding bifunctional UDP-N-acetylglucosamine diphosphorylase/glucosamine-1-phosphate N-acetyltransferase GlmU, translating to MNKYVVILAAGKGTRMKSKLYKVLHKVAGKSMVEHVVTAAEGTNPNKIITVVGTGAAKVKDVLKDRSEFAFQKEQLGTGDAVMAASELLKDLEGVTLVATGDTPLFTSETFNNLFKEHETSGNSATVLTAKAPNPYGYGRIIRDEAGNVLRIVEQKDGNEAELAVDEINTGVFAFNNKELFEALKQVGNNNAQGEYYLTDVLEIMRKAGKKVGAYQMPDFSESLGVNDRVALAQATKLMRKRINEKHMRNGVTFVDPETAYIDSDVKIGNDTLIEGNVVIKGNTEIGSESHITSGSRIVDSKIGNGVTVTSSTIEEAEMDDNTDIGPNSHLRPNAVIRQGAHIGNFVEVKNAEIGENTKVGHLTYVGDATLGKDINIGCGTIFSNYDGVKKFHTNVGDHSFIGAGSTIIAPVNIADHAFIAADSTITKDVEKYDMAIARGRQTNKKDYWHKLPLSQDKEWK from the coding sequence ATGAATAAGTATGTAGTTATTTTAGCTGCGGGTAAGGGTACTCGTATGAAGTCGAAGCTTTATAAGGTTTTACATAAAGTAGCTGGTAAAAGTATGGTAGAACATGTTGTAACAGCTGCTGAAGGAACAAATCCTAATAAGATTATTACAGTTGTAGGAACTGGAGCTGCTAAAGTTAAAGACGTTTTAAAAGATCGTTCTGAATTTGCTTTTCAAAAAGAACAATTGGGAACTGGCGATGCTGTAATGGCAGCTAGTGAATTATTAAAAGATTTAGAGGGAGTAACATTGGTTGCTACTGGGGATACCCCACTTTTTACTAGTGAAACTTTTAATAATTTATTTAAAGAGCATGAAACTAGTGGTAATAGTGCGACAGTTTTAACTGCTAAGGCCCCTAATCCATACGGTTATGGAAGAATTATTCGTGATGAAGCAGGAAACGTATTGCGAATTGTTGAACAAAAAGATGGTAACGAAGCAGAATTAGCTGTTGATGAAATTAATACAGGTGTTTTTGCTTTTAATAATAAAGAATTGTTCGAAGCTTTAAAGCAAGTAGGCAATAATAATGCCCAAGGTGAGTATTATTTAACGGATGTGTTAGAAATTATGCGTAAGGCTGGTAAAAAGGTGGGGGCCTACCAAATGCCAGACTTTTCTGAAAGTTTAGGTGTTAATGATCGAGTTGCATTGGCACAAGCAACTAAATTAATGCGTAAGCGAATTAATGAAAAACATATGCGTAACGGCGTTACTTTTGTTGATCCAGAAACAGCTTATATTGATAGTGATGTCAAAATTGGAAATGATACGTTAATTGAAGGTAATGTTGTCATTAAGGGTAATACTGAAATTGGATCTGAGAGTCATATTACATCAGGTTCAAGAATTGTAGATTCTAAAATTGGTAATGGCGTAACGGTTACTTCTTCAACAATTGAAGAGGCAGAAATGGATGATAATACTGATATTGGTCCAAATTCACACTTACGTCCAAATGCAGTAATTCGCCAAGGGGCACATATTGGTAATTTTGTAGAAGTTAAGAACGCTGAAATTGGTGAAAACACTAAAGTAGGACATTTGACTTATGTAGGGGATGCCACTTTAGGAAAAGATATTAACATTGGATGTGGAACTATTTTTTCAAATTATGATGGGGTGAAGAAATTCCATACTAATGTTGGCGATCATTCATTTATTGGTGCAGGTTCAACAATAATTGCACCAGTAAATATTGCTGACCATGCATTTATTGCGGCTGATTCAACGATTACTAAAGATGTTGAAAAATATGATATGGCAATTGCACGCGGTAGACAAACCAATAAAAAAGATTATTGGCATAAGCTTCCTCTTTCTCAAGATAAGGAATGGAAATAA
- a CDS encoding HD domain-containing protein translates to MKTTHINQLKQEKVIRDPVHGYIHIQNQVILDIISAKEFQRLRRIKQLGPISYVFPGATHTRFEHNLGVYELTRRITKIFEDKYPSKTPDDGLWNSEESLLAQVAGLLHDIGHGPYSHTFEHLFNTDHEKMGQRIILDKNTEIHQALLQVGDDFPKKVASVIAKTYPNPQVVKLISSQADADRMDYLLRDAYFTGASYGDFDLTRLLEAIRPYKNGISFTTKGIHAVEDYVVSRYQMYQQVYFHRFGRSMEVILHRLLQRAQHLYKKGQLQVTPQLATFLKGDTTNLEAYLQLDDGVMETNFLMWVNAPDQILSDLAKSYLYRHPLESAKISEDTKNLIPKLNKLIEQAGFNPKYYTALNSAFDEPYDAYKPTGKNAHSPIEIMQEDGTLVELSKLSPLVKSLDGTLQGDERFFFPKAMVEEHSEVQIFEPIYQEFQKYIKNQTIHYLRKPRKK, encoded by the coding sequence ATGAAAACAACACATATTAATCAACTAAAACAAGAAAAAGTTATTCGTGATCCTGTTCATGGGTACATTCACATTCAAAATCAAGTTATTTTAGATATTATTAGCGCCAAAGAATTTCAACGTTTGCGCCGTATTAAACAACTAGGCCCCATTTCCTATGTTTTTCCAGGAGCAACTCATACACGTTTTGAACATAATTTAGGAGTTTATGAGCTTACAAGAAGAATTACCAAAATTTTTGAAGATAAATATCCTTCTAAAACTCCAGATGACGGACTTTGGAACTCTGAAGAAAGTTTACTTGCTCAAGTAGCAGGACTTCTTCATGATATTGGTCACGGACCATACTCTCATACTTTTGAGCATCTGTTTAATACTGACCATGAAAAAATGGGTCAGCGAATAATTTTAGACAAAAACACTGAAATTCATCAAGCACTTTTGCAGGTAGGAGATGACTTTCCCAAAAAAGTTGCTAGTGTTATTGCCAAAACTTATCCTAATCCCCAAGTAGTCAAACTTATTTCCAGTCAAGCAGATGCCGATCGAATGGACTACCTGCTTCGGGATGCCTACTTTACTGGTGCCTCATATGGAGATTTTGATTTAACTCGCCTTTTAGAAGCAATCCGTCCCTATAAGAATGGAATTTCTTTTACTACTAAAGGAATTCATGCAGTTGAAGACTATGTTGTCAGTCGCTACCAAATGTATCAACAAGTCTACTTTCACCGCTTTGGTCGCTCTATGGAAGTTATCTTACACCGTCTACTTCAAAGAGCTCAACACCTTTACAAAAAAGGTCAACTACAAGTAACTCCTCAATTAGCTACTTTTTTAAAGGGAGATACTACTAACTTAGAAGCCTACTTGCAGTTAGATGATGGAGTGATGGAAACCAACTTTTTAATGTGGGTTAATGCACCTGATCAAATTTTATCAGATTTAGCCAAAAGTTATTTATATCGCCACCCACTAGAAAGTGCCAAAATTTCTGAAGACACTAAAAACTTAATTCCAAAACTCAACAAGTTAATTGAACAAGCCGGATTTAATCCAAAGTACTATACAGCTCTAAATTCTGCATTCGATGAACCGTATGATGCCTATAAACCGACCGGTAAAAATGCTCATAGTCCTATTGAAATCATGCAAGAAGATGGCACTCTAGTTGAATTATCTAAATTAAGTCCACTCGTTAAATCATTAGATGGAACCTTGCAAGGGGATGAAAGATTTTTCTTTCCCAAGGCTATGGTGGAAGAACACTCAGAAGTACAAATCTTTGAGCCTATTTATCAAGAATTTCAAAAATACATTAAAAATCAGACAATTCATTATTTGCGTAAACCACGCAAAAAATAA
- the rpoE gene encoding DNA-directed RNA polymerase subunit delta — protein sequence MGLSEFEDQNKDELSMIEVARAILQDNGKRMAFADIVNAIQKFLGKSDEEIRERLPQFYTDLNTDGEFISLGDNIWALRSWYPYESVDEEVNHPEDEEDVPRKKRHKKVNAFIGDSDDDDIIDYDSDDPEDEDLEIEDDDEDEYSDDDLDDATDNELDDGIEGQLSELHPDDDDEDE from the coding sequence GTGGGTTTAAGCGAGTTTGAAGATCAAAATAAAGATGAATTATCAATGATTGAAGTTGCCCGTGCAATTTTACAAGACAATGGTAAACGGATGGCTTTTGCAGATATTGTGAATGCCATTCAAAAATTTTTAGGTAAAAGTGACGAAGAAATCCGTGAACGGTTACCACAATTTTATACTGATTTGAACACTGACGGTGAATTTATCTCTCTTGGAGATAATATTTGGGCATTAAGATCATGGTATCCATATGAATCAGTTGATGAAGAAGTAAATCACCCAGAAGATGAAGAAGATGTGCCACGTAAAAAACGCCATAAGAAAGTTAATGCCTTCATCGGGGATAGTGATGATGACGATATCATTGATTATGATTCTGATGATCCAGAAGATGAAGATTTAGAAATCGAAGATGATGACGAAGATGAGTACTCAGATGATGATCTTGATGATGCAACTGATAATGAATTAGATGATGGAATCGAAGGTCAGCTTTCAGAATTACATCCAGATGATGACGATGAAGATGAATAA
- a CDS encoding Veg family protein: MPMTLMAIKEKLDAHIGESLIVVAQAGRKKVTRRKGTLKETYRAIFVVDLDQNQNKFERVSYSYTDVLTKNIELEFSEF, encoded by the coding sequence GTGCCAATGACATTGATGGCTATTAAAGAAAAGTTAGACGCTCATATTGGAGAAAGTCTTATTGTAGTTGCACAAGCAGGACGCAAGAAAGTAACGCGCAGAAAAGGGACACTTAAAGAAACATATCGCGCTATATTTGTAGTAGATCTAGATCAAAATCAAAACAAATTCGAACGTGTTTCATACAGTTATACTGATGTATTAACTAAGAATATAGAACTTGAATTTAGTGAGTTCTAA
- a CDS encoding DsbA family oxidoreductase has product MEITVWSDYACPFCYIAEARIENLLNDMGVSDQVHFDRHAFQLYPDAPKDVTETTLDRFAAKYGLSKQEAAQRIEQISQMGRAEGLDFKYSSTLNTNTMDAHRLTQWVKDNYEGEVVDKLSELLFKAYFSENVKLADHAVLLKAAQEAGVDVAAAKKLLDSTDYHDKVVADEMFVQQNGVHAVPFFVIDGKGYMGAQPREVFEKAIKEGLEKEKTK; this is encoded by the coding sequence ATGGAAATTACTGTATGGTCAGATTATGCTTGTCCTTTTTGCTATATTGCAGAAGCAAGAATTGAGAATTTACTTAATGACATGGGAGTAAGTGATCAAGTACATTTTGATCGTCATGCATTTCAATTATATCCAGATGCACCAAAAGATGTAACTGAAACTACTTTGGACCGTTTTGCAGCTAAATATGGATTAAGTAAGCAAGAAGCTGCTCAAAGAATTGAACAAATTTCTCAAATGGGACGTGCAGAAGGGTTAGACTTTAAATATTCTTCAACTTTGAATACAAATACAATGGATGCTCATCGACTTACTCAATGGGTAAAAGATAATTATGAAGGTGAAGTTGTAGATAAGTTATCTGAGCTCTTATTTAAAGCTTACTTTAGTGAAAATGTAAAATTAGCAGATCATGCTGTCTTACTTAAAGCAGCTCAAGAAGCTGGAGTTGATGTAGCTGCTGCAAAGAAATTACTTGATTCAACTGACTATCATGATAAGGTCGTAGCAGATGAAATGTTTGTCCAACAAAATGGAGTACATGCAGTACCATTTTTTGTCATTGATGGCAAAGGCTACATGGGAGCTCAACCACGTGAGGTCTTTGAAAAGGCAATCAAGGAAGGCTTAGAAAAGGAAAAGACAAAATAA
- a CDS encoding CTP synthase: MTKYIFVTGGVVSSLGKGITASSLGRLLKNRGLKVTMQKFDPYINIDPGTMNPYQHGEVFVTDDGTEADLDLGHYERIVDVRTGKYSNVTTGKIYKEVLEKERRGDYQGATVQVIPHITDMIKKKIMRAAMTTDSDVIISEIGGTVGDIESTPFMESIRQMRREVGEDNVMYIHCTLVPYLHAAQEMKTKPTQHSVAELRSIGIQPNMLVLRAEESVPQELKNKISTFTDVPVERIIESIDAPSLFDLPLAFQEQGMDQKVVDFLKIDSPKPEADMEAWKKLDERAKNLSHTTKITLVGKYVELEDAYISVTDALQHAGYLYDTKIEVNKVQAEDITEDNIAEIMKDSDGLIVPGGFGTRGLEGMITSIKYARENDIPFLGICLGMQMASVEFARNVLNLEDAHSAEAKPDAKNNIIDIMADKRDIEEIGGTLRLGLYPAALKEGTKTKAAYDDQDVIQERHRHRFEFNNKYRKQFEDAGMVFSGVSPDNRLVEIIENPKNKFFVAAQYHPEFLSRPQRPEGLFKAFIGAASDLPAKNF, translated from the coding sequence ATGACTAAATATATTTTTGTAACTGGTGGGGTAGTTTCATCCTTAGGAAAAGGAATTACAGCATCTAGTTTAGGTCGTTTATTAAAGAATCGTGGATTAAAAGTAACGATGCAAAAATTTGATCCATATATTAATATTGATCCAGGTACTATGAATCCTTACCAACACGGAGAAGTATTTGTAACTGATGATGGTACTGAAGCTGACCTTGATTTGGGACACTATGAAAGAATTGTCGATGTTCGTACAGGAAAATACTCTAATGTAACTACTGGTAAAATTTACAAAGAAGTATTAGAAAAAGAGCGTCGTGGAGACTACCAAGGTGCAACTGTCCAAGTTATTCCACACATTACTGACATGATCAAGAAGAAGATTATGCGTGCTGCGATGACAACTGATTCTGATGTCATTATTTCTGAAATTGGTGGTACTGTTGGGGATATTGAATCTACACCATTTATGGAATCAATTCGTCAAATGCGTCGTGAAGTTGGAGAAGATAATGTAATGTATATTCACTGTACTTTAGTTCCATATCTTCATGCAGCTCAAGAAATGAAGACAAAACCTACCCAACACTCAGTTGCAGAACTTAGAAGTATTGGTATTCAACCAAATATGTTAGTATTGCGCGCAGAAGAAAGTGTACCACAAGAATTAAAGAATAAGATTTCTACTTTTACTGATGTGCCAGTAGAAAGAATTATTGAATCAATTGATGCACCTTCACTTTTCGATTTACCACTTGCCTTTCAAGAACAAGGAATGGACCAAAAAGTAGTTGATTTCTTGAAGATCGATAGTCCAAAACCTGAAGCTGATATGGAAGCTTGGAAGAAACTTGATGAACGTGCTAAGAATTTAAGTCACACTACTAAGATTACTTTAGTGGGTAAATATGTAGAATTAGAAGATGCATATATTTCAGTTACTGATGCGCTTCAACATGCGGGTTACTTGTATGACACAAAGATTGAAGTAAACAAGGTTCAAGCTGAGGATATTACTGAAGATAATATTGCTGAGATTATGAAAGACTCTGATGGTTTAATTGTACCAGGAGGTTTTGGAACTCGCGGACTTGAAGGAATGATTACTTCAATTAAATATGCACGTGAAAATGATATTCCATTCTTAGGAATTTGTTTAGGGATGCAAATGGCTAGCGTAGAATTTGCAAGAAATGTTTTAAATTTAGAAGATGCACATTCTGCAGAAGCTAAGCCAGATGCTAAGAATAATATTATCGATATTATGGCTGATAAGCGTGATATTGAAGAAATTGGTGGAACTTTACGTCTAGGTCTTTACCCTGCTGCCTTAAAAGAAGGAACTAAGACTAAAGCTGCTTATGATGATCAAGATGTAATTCAAGAACGTCACCGTCACCGTTTCGAATTCAATAATAAATACCGTAAGCAATTTGAAGATGCAGGAATGGTATTTTCTGGGGTGTCACCAGATAATCGCTTAGTTGAAATTATTGAAAATCCTAAAAATAAATTCTTTGTGGCTGCTCAATATCACCCAGAATTTTTGAGTCGTCCACAACGTCCAGAAGGACTCTTTAAAGCCTTTATTGGTGCTGCAAGTGATTTACCTGCTAAAAATTTTTAA